From a region of the Alnus glutinosa chromosome 1, dhAlnGlut1.1, whole genome shotgun sequence genome:
- the LOC133882403 gene encoding probable linoleate 9S-lipoxygenase 5, translated as MEMFCGKNKKKQIHKAGESKKIKGTVVLMKKNVLDATDMKASFFDRIHEFLGKGVSLQLISSTHPDPANGLRGKLGKVAYMEKWISTITSLTAGEVLFTVTFDWDASMGAPGAFIVKNHHHSQFYLKTVTLEDVVGHGRVHFVCNSWIYPQHRYKYNRVFFSNQTYLPCQTPELLRKYREQELVNLRGNGSERRKFKEWDRVYDYDYYNDLGSPGKGAEYDRPVLGGSDEYPYPRRGKTGRKPTKKDPRTESRLPLLSLNIYVPRDERFDHLKFSDFIAYAVKSLFQILLPEIKSLFDKTINEFDTFQDVLNLYEGGIKLPNGPTLGKIKECLPWELLKELVRNDGEQFLKFPVPDVIKDNKSAWRTDEEFGREMLAGVNPVIIRRLQEFPPTSKLDPKIYGNQNSAIREEHIENNLNGQTVDQAITTSRLFILDHHDALMPYLTRINSTTTKTYASRTLLLLQDDGTLKPLAIELSLPHPQGEHRGAVSKVFTPAEKGVEGSVWQLAKAYAAVNDSGYHQLISHWLNTHAVIEPFVIATNRQLSVLHPIHKLLHPHFRDTMNINALARQILINAGGVLEKTVFPAKFAMEMSSFVYKNWVFTEQALPDDLLIRGMAVPDSSYPHGLRLLIKDYPYAADGLEIWSAIKSWVSEYCSIYYPTDDMVQDDSELQSWWMEIRNQGHGDKKDEPWWPKMQTQAELIQSCTIIIWVASALHAAVNFGQYPYAGYLPNRPTVSRRFMPEPGTPEYAELESNPDLAFLKTITAQFQTLLGVSLIEILSRHSTDEIYLGQRDTPEWTSDTEALAAFERFREKLMTIENRIIEMNNDSKWKNRVGPVKLPYTLLYPNTSDYSKQGGLTGKGIPNSISI; from the exons ATGGAAATGTTTTGTGGCAAGAACAAAAAGAAGCAGATTCACAAGGCGGGTGAGAGCAAGAAGATCAAAGGGACAGTGGTGTTAATGAAGAAAAACGTGTTGGACGCCACTGACATGAAAGCCTCGTTTTTTGATCGGATTCATGAGTTCTTGGGCAAGGGTGTCTCCCTGCAGCTCATCAGCTCTACTCATCCCGACCCAG CGAATGGACTGAGAGGGAAGCTTGGAAAGGTGGCATACATGGAGAAATGGATTTCAACAATTACTTCACTGACGGCAGGAGAAGTTTTATTCACGGTTACATTTGACTGGGATGCGTCCATGGGTGCTCCTGGGGCATTCATTGTCAAAAACCATCACCACAGCCAGTTTTACCTTAAGACTGTCACTCTAGAAGATGTTGTTGGGCACGGCCGTGTGCATTTTGTCTGCAATTCTTGGATTTACCCCCAACATCGTTACAAATACAACCGTGTATTCTTCTCAAACCAG ACCTACCTTCCATGTCAAACACCTGAGCTGTTAAGGAAGTATAGGGAACAAGAGCTAGTAAATCTACGTGGAAATGGATCAGAGAGGAGGAAGTTTAAGGAGTGGGACAGAGTCTATGACTATGATTACTACAATGATTTGGGAAGCCCAGGCAAAGGGGCAGAATATGATCGCCCTGTTCTTGGTGGATCAGATGAGTATCCCTATCCCAGACGAGGGAAAACGGGTcgaaaaccaacaaaaaaag ATCCCCGCACTGAAAGCAGATTGCCACTTCTAAGTCTTAACATATATGTTCCAAGAGATGAGCGGTTCGACCACTTGAAGTTCTCAGATTTTATTGCCTATGCTGTGAAGTCCCTATTTCAGATATTACTCCCAGAGATTAAATCTCTATTCGACAAAACCATTAATGAGTTTGACACCTTTCAAGATGTACTTAATCTCTATGAAGGGGGTATTAAGCTACCCAATGGACCCACACTTGGTAAAATTAAGGAATGCCTTCCTTGGGAGCTACTGAAGGAACTCGTTCGCAATGATGGCGAGCAATTCCTCAAATTCCCAGTGCCTGATGTGATCAAAG ATAATAAGTCTGCCTGGAGGACAGATGAAGAGTTTGGACGAGAAATGCTTGCTGGAGTCAACCCTGTCATCATCCGTCGCCTCCAA GAATTTCCCCCAACCAGCAAGCTAGACCCTAAAATATATGGGAATCAAAACAGTGCAATAAGAGAAGAGCATATAGAGAACAACCTGAATGGGCAGACTGTAGATCAA GCAATCACAACCAGTAGGCTGTTTATATTAGATCATCATGATGCACTAATGCCATACTTGACAAGAATAAACTCGACTACCACAAAGACGTATGCCTCCAGAACCCTACTTCTACTGCAAGATGACGGGACATTGAAGCCGTTGGCGATTGAGTTAAGCCTTCCACATCCACAAGGGGAGCATCGTGGTGCAGTCAGCAAAGTCTTCACGCCAGCAGAAAAGGGTGTTGAAGGCTCGGTGTGGCAGCTGGCCAAAGCTTACGCTGCTGTAAATGATTCTGGCTACCATCAGCTTATTAGCCACTG GTTGAACACCCATGCTGTGATAGAGCCATTTGTGATTGCGACAAATAGACAGCTGAGTGTGCTCCACCCAATACATAAGCTTTTGCATCCCCATTTCCGGGACACAATGAACATAAATGCCTTGGCTCGGCAGATACTCATCAATGCCGGTGGTGTGCTTGAGAAAACAGTCTTCCCAGCTAAATTCGCCATGGAAATGTCTTCTTTTGTATATAAGAACTGGGTGTTCACAGAACAGGCATTACCTGATGATCTCCTCATAAG AGGAATGGCAGTTCCAGACTCGAGCTACCCCCATGGCCTCAGACTTCTTATAAAGGATTATCCCTATGCTGCTGATGGGCTGGAGATCTGGTCAGCAATAAAGAGTTGGGTTAGTGAATATTGCTCTATCTACTACCCAACTGATGACATGGTCCAAGACGACTCTGAACTCCAATCATGGTGGATGGAGATCCGCAATCAGGGTCATGGTGACAAAAAAGATGAGCCTTGGTGGCCTAAGATGCAGACACAAGCCGAGCTTATCCAATCCTGCACCATTATCATATGGGTGGCTTCTGCCCTCCATGCAGCTGTCAATTTTGGGCAATACCCTTATGCTGGCTACCTCCCTAATCGCCCGACAGTAAGCCGCCGCTTCATGCCCGAGCCGGGCACCCCTGAGTATGCAGAGCTTGAGTCAAACCCTGACTTAGCCTTCCTGAAAACAATAACAGCCCAGTTCCAAACCCTCCTTGGTGTATCACTGATAGAAATTTTGTCCCGGCATTCAACTGATGAGATTTATCTTGGGCAGAGAGATACGCCTGAGTGGACTTCAGATACTGAAGCACTAGCAGCATTTGAGAGATTTAGAGAGAAGCTGATGACAATTGAAAACAGAATTATAGAAATGAACAATGACAGCAAATGGAAAAATAGGGTTGGGCCAGTCAAGCTGCCTTACACCTTGCTCTATCCTAACACCTCAGATTACTCTAAACAGGGCGGGCTCACTGGCAAGGGAATTCCCAACAGCATCTCAATCTAA
- the LOC133882408 gene encoding photosystem I reaction center subunit II, chloroplastic-like, whose amino-acid sequence MAMATQASLFTPPISASKSGDRVTVPWKQSPTLSFTTPKPLKFSVAQRTVKVTACVKEKEAAPVGFTPPELDPSTPSPIFGGSTGGLLRKAQVEEFYAITWESPKEQIFEMPTGGAAIMREGPNLLKLARKEQCLALGTRLRSKYKINYQFYRVFPNGEVQYLHPKDGVYPEKVNPGRQGVGVNFRSIGKNASPIEVKFTGKQVYDL is encoded by the coding sequence ATGGCCATGGCAACCCAAGCCTCCCTCTTCACCCCACCCATCTCCGCTTCAAAGTCCGGCGACCGTGTCACTGTGCCATGGAAGCAATCACCAACCTTGTCCTTCACTACTCCTAAGCCACTCAAATTCTCCGTGGCACAGCGTACAGTTAAGGTAACTGCTTGTGTGAAAGAAAAGGAAGCGGCTCCGGTGGGCTTCACCCCACCTGAGTTGGACCCAAGCACTCCCTCACCAATTTTCGGCGGCAGCACGGGGGGTTTGCTCCGCAAGGCCCAAGTCGAAGAATTTTATGCGATCACATGGGAGTCTCCCAAGGAACAAATCTTTGAGATGCCCACCGGCGGTGCAGCCATCATGAGGGAGGGTCCGAACCTGCTGAAGTTGGCTAGGAAAGAGCAGTGCTTGGCACTGGGGACTAGGCTGAGGTCCAAGTACAAGATCAATTACCAGTTTTACAGGGTGTTCCCTAACGGGGAGGTCCAATATTTGCACCCCAAGGATGGGGTCTACCCGGAGAAGGTCAACCCAGGCCGCCAAGGCGTCGGAGTGAACTTCCGGTCAATCGGAAAGAACGCGAGCCCGATTGAGGTCAAGTTCACCGGCAAGCAAGTGTATGACTTGTGA